The Montipora capricornis isolate CH-2021 chromosome 3, ASM3666992v2, whole genome shotgun sequence genome window below encodes:
- the LOC138040621 gene encoding NLR family CARD domain-containing protein 3-like: MVKSEVGEVKEMVKSEVGEVKEMLTQWKSEEGDTKDNLGGIEDGFGPADLIDDIRELYKTREGWLAPFPWCEEFGFHLDNIFTRLKMVSRKKERGAKTDSTVNMLEIFKPHEECSQPRKVLIEGQPGMGKTTYCNKVAYDWARNCKSGDSFPDVQVLLLLKCRDINSDLREAIDDQLLPKDIKKEEREKFFSFVRDHQSKVLLVLDGLDELPTHKLPVYKEIIQGRILPKCHLVVTARHEAGIEVREYCDTLLEVEGFTENDAEDFIWRYFKTEEHLAKKLLDKLRSDASLEELTANPLNTALLCLLCEDFQGDLPKGRTLLFLEIVACVLRRYMQKKNLAKTDQDPIEFYHAELKDLGCIALNGLLNDEMYFEHSAFRNCTSDLIPELGFLSVQPGRSKRRPSRCYGFLHKSFQEFFAAFYLSCQLLDEEISPDSLVSDTRYFKEFQQVLMFTCGVLAQRCETRATALISSIASAINRLADENARDDYVFVSLNCLKECEKDQGTFSKELAHTLGSLLEIQTCDLSRGPNLVGPSSVSALARAMEVNSTLTYLKLSDQLIGASGAGALAKAVERNSTLTYLNLSVNEIGDSGAAALAKAMERNSTLTELDLSVNEIGDSGAAALAKAMERNSTLTYLNLLMNDISSFGTLALAKAMEVNSTLTSLGLSFIGEIGDSGAAALAKAMEFNSTLTSLTLWCCTIGDSCAVALAKAIEFNSTLTSLTLWCCTIGDSCAVALAKAMEFNSTLTSLTLWCCTIGDSCAVALAKAMELNSTLKSLVLSINGKIGDSGAVAIAKAMELNSSLSELYLGFNEIGDSGAGALAKAMERNSTLTELDLKGNEIGASGATALAKAMERNSTLTKLLIW; this comes from the coding sequence ATGGTTTTGGTCCAGCTGACCTTATCGACGATATTCGAGAACTCTACAAAACCCGTGAAGGATGGCTTGCGCCTTTCCCGTGGTGCGAAGAGTTTGGATTCCATCTTGATAACATTTTTACCAGGCTAAAAATGGTCAGCAGGAAAAAAGAACGAGGGGCAAAGACTGACTCTACAGTTAACATGTTGGAAATCTTTAAACCACATGAAGAATGTTCGCAACCCAGAAAGGTTTTGATTGAAGGACAGCCAGGCATGGGAAAGACAACCTATTGTAACAAGGTTGCTTACGACTGGGCCAGGAACTGTAAATCAGGAGATTCATTTCCTGATGTCCaagtgttgctgttgttgaaatGTAGAGACATTAACTCTGACTTACGGGAGGCTATTGATGACCAGCTTTTACCGAAAGAcataaagaaagaagaaagagaaaagttcTTCAGCTTCGTTCGGGACCATCAGTCAAAGGTCTTGCTGGTACTTGACGGATTGGATGAGTTGCCAACCCATAAATTACCCGTCTATAAAGAGATTATTCAAGGGAGAATACTTCCAAAATGTCATTTAGTGGTTACAGCACGCCACGAAGCTGGGATAGAAGTACGGGAGTACTGTGACACCCTGCTAGAGGTCGAAGGATTTACTGAAAACGATGCTGAAGATTTTATCTGGAGATATTTCAAAACCGAGGAGCATCTGGCGAAAAAGCTCTTGGACAAGCTGCGATCGGATGCAAGCCTTGAGGAACTAACTGCAAATCCATTAAATACAGCACTTCTTTGCCTCCTTTGCGAAGACTTCCAAGGAGATTTGCCAAAAGGTAGAACTCTCCTTTTCCTCGAAATAGTTGCGTGCGTGCTGAGGAGGTACATGCAGAAGAAGAATTTAGCAAAAACGGACCAAGACCCAATCGAGTTTTACCACGCTGAATTAAAGGATCTGGGTTGTATAGCGTTGAATGGCTTGCTCAACGATGAGATGTATTTCGAGCACAGCGCATTCCGAAATTGTACCAGTGACTTAATACCTGAACTGGGATTTCTGTCAGTTCAGCCGGGACGCAGCAAACGAAGACCAAGTAGGTGCTACGGGTTTCTACACAAGAGCTTTCAGGAGTTCTTTGCTGCGTTTTATCTCAGTTGCCAGCTTCTAGATGAGGAAATTAGCCCCGATAGCTTAGTTTCTGACACCAGGTATTTTAAAGAGTTTCAACAAGTGCTTATGTTTACTTGTGGTGTATTGGCTCAACGGTGCGAGACGAGGGCCACGGCACTTATATCAAGTATAGCAAGTGCAATTAACCGATTAGCAGACGAGAATGCACGCGATGACTATGTATTTGTTTCATTGAATTGTCTCAAGGAATGTGAGAAAGATCAGGGTACCTTTAGCAAAGAATTAGCGCATACTTTAGGTTCGCTTCTTGAAATTCAGACATGTGATTTATCTCGAGGGCCTAATCTAGTCGGTCCCTCAAGTGTTTCCGCACTGGCTAGAGCAATGGAagtcaattcaacgctgacatacTTGAAGTTGTCTGACCAGCTAATCGGTGCCTCGGGTGCAGGTGCattggctaaagcagtggaaagaaattcaacgctgacatacTTGAATTTGTCTGTcaatgaaatcggtgactcgggtgctgctgcactggctaaagcaatggaaagaaattcaacgctgacagagttaGATTTGTCTGTcaatgaaatcggtgactcgggtgctgctgcactggctaaagcaatggaaagaaattcaacgctgacatacTTGAATTTGCTTATGAATGACATCAGTAGCTTCGGTACTCTGGCCCTAGCAAAAGCAATGGAAgtaaattcaacgctgacatccTTGGGTTTGTCTTTTATTGGTGAAATtggtgactcgggtgctgctgcactcgctaaagcaatggaattcaattcaacgctgacatccTTGACATTGTGGTGCTGTACAATTGGTGACTCTTGTGCTGTTGCACTCGCTAAAGCAATAGAattcaattcaacgctgacatccTTGACATTGTGGTGCTGTACAATTGGTGACTCTTGTGCTGTTGCACTCGCTAAAGCAATGGAattcaattcaacgctgacatccTTGACATTGTGGTGCTGTACAATTGGTGACTCTTGTGCTGTTGCACTCGCTAAAGCAATGGAATTAAATTCAACGCTGAAATCCTTGGTATTGTCTATTAATGGTAAAATTGGTGACTCGGGTGCTGTTGCAATCGCTAAAGCAATGGAATTAAATTCATCGCTGTCAGAGTTATATTTGGGTTTcaatgaaatcggtgactcCGGTGCTggtgcactggctaaagcaatggaaagaaattcaacgctgacagagttaGATTTGAAAGGCAATGAAATCGGTGCCTCAGGTGCTACTGCACTGGCAAAAGcaatggagagaaattcaacgctgacaaaaTTACTTATTTGGTAA